Below is a window of Candidatus Poribacteria bacterium DNA.
GGGATTCGATTGACGATTGCTTCCAATATTGCGGGAATGCCGATTCCCATCTTGGCACTCACGAGGAGGGCATCGTCTGCTGGAATACCAATGACTTCTTCTATCTGTCGTTTGGCTTCATCGGGTTGTGCCATTGGCAAATCAATTTTATTGATGACAGGAATAATCTCAAGATCGTTGTCAATGGCGAGGTAAGCGTTGGCGAGGGTTTGTGCTTCGACACCTTGTGCGGCATCGACAATTAAGATCGCACCTTCGCACGCCGCGAGACTCCGCGAGACCTCATAGGTAAAATCGACATGACCGGGCGTATCGATTAAGTTGAGTTCGTAGCGGTTTCCATCGGGGGCGGGATAGTGGAGTTTGACAGCGGTCGCCTTAATCGTAATACCGCGTTCACGTTCCAGATCCATCAAGTCAAGTACCTGGTCACGCATTTCACGATCAGCGAGTGTATTGGTGTGCTCAAGGAGCCTGTCGCTGAGCGTGCTTTTCCCGTGGTCGATGTGTCCTAAGATGCAGAAATTCCGTATATTTTCAAGCTTCGTTGGCATAATATAGATAGTGTATCACAACGCCTGTTGAATTGTCCATAAAATCTTATTTTCACTTTCAAGACGCATAATTTGAAAATATTGTGCAAATGCGTTATACTTAAAAATATGCAAATCATTGCCCGAGAGGTCAGAAACTGTATCACGCCAGAAGGACGTAACCCGTTTCGTCAGTGGTTGACACAACTCCGAGAGAAAAGAACACGCGCAAACATTCAGAGACGAATTGCACGTCTACAAGAGGGAAAATTCGGTGGTTGTAAAACGTAAGGGACAGAGACCATGAACACGGAAGCTATACTTGAGAAGACTACCTGTTTCAGGGATGACCTCTTAAAAGACCTCACAGATACAGAGTTTGCAATGTATTATTTGGAGGCAGCATTAGCAGACTATAAGGAGGATGACAACACAGAGTCGCTCTGGATGGCACTGCGTGATGTGGTAGAGGCACAAGGCGGAAAGGTGATCGCCAAACTATAGAGATGCCATCAATGCGGAACAACGCACCTGTGCAAGAAATACAATATTACCGTGCCCCAGACGGCAAAAATCCTTTCACGGAATGGCTTGAATCTATCCGAGACAAAAGCACACAAAACAAAATTGACAAACGGCTTGAGCGGTTGGAAGATGGCAATTTTGGCGATTTCAAATCTGTTGGAGACGGTGTTTTTGAATTGCGTCTCCGCTTCGGTCCGGGATATCGTATCTATTTTGGCAGAATTGACAATACACTTGTTCTTCTACTTTGTGGTGGAGACAAGGCATCACAAGTGCGGGATATTGAACGCGCAAAAACCTATTGGCGAGAATATAAGGAGGCACACCCATGAGAGAAATGGGAAATTGGCGTGAGTACCAAAGGGAGAGGCTTGCTAATGATCCAGAAGCAGCAATTGACTATCTCCAATTAACAGTGGAGGAATACCTTGCTGACGGTGATCTACCTTTCTTTCTGAAGGGACTCCGAACTTTTATAGAATCACAGGGCGGGATTGCTGAAATTTGCAAACGAACTGATATTGAACCTGAAATTCTCTTGGATGCTCTCTCTAACGAGGATGCCCGGCGGTTAGACATACTCAACACTATACTAAATACCTTTGAGTGTCGGTTGCCGCTTCAACATAAGGCAGATGCAAACTTTAGCGTTAAACCCGAACGGAAATCCTTTATAACGTGAGTTTGAAAATAAAAATTGAAGCTTCCCGTAGGTTGGGTTGAACGTAGTGAAACCCAACATAGCCACCCAATCTAACCTATCAGCTTAGACGTGACAGAACACTACGTAATCTCTTCAAAATAATTCGGATCTTTTCGGTGGTAGTGTGAGATATCCTGTCCGTTTGTCCATACCGCTATGGGCGCACCGGTCGCGTTGCAGTAGGATTTGAGTTGATCCTTACCGTCTTGGAGTTTCGGCTTCTTTAACTCAACGATGATGTAGGGGGTATCGGGTTGGTCCTTATCGACGATGACAATATCGGCACGTTTCCTTTCTCTGCCAAAATTCACGAGATGTTCAAATCTCACGCGTTCTGTTGAATAGCGGTACTGCTTCAGAAGTCGTGCGGCGTAAAGTTGGCGGATGAGTTCTTCAGGTTTTAGTTGAATTGCTTTTCTGCGAATGGGACAGCGGATAAATGCGGTCTTTTTACCTCTAACCGTTTGGATAAGAATTGATTCCCGCAACGCTTGAATTTCGGATTCGTCGAACAAGTCAAGGTGATAATTGCTGTCTTTGAGGATGGTTTGGATGATGTCGGATTGCGTCATGGATTCCTTTCTTTTTACTGCGTCCAATTGGGAGGTATGGGAACTACGCATGGACGCAATAGTCCTTTATCCATTTTGGATTTTAGGGTTGGTTCGTAGTAGTGCGATTTATCGCACGTTCGCGGGTCAAAAACGGGCAATGAATTGCCCTACTACGAACTGGGTTTACCTTTAATTTGAAACTGGATAAAGCAATAGTTATGGACTTTCTATAACGGTTTGACTTTAATGTTTCGACACCAGATCTTCCCACCGTGGTCCTGAATACCGATATGTCCACTTCGCGGGAAATCTTTGAGCGCAATACCGAACTTATTCCGGCTGCCGTCGGGATTCTGGTGGGGTGTATCCCATTCGTCTAAATCCGCCCGAACAATCTCTTCACCATTGAGCGTCACAGCGATAATGCTTCCATCGCACGTGATGATCATCTCATTCCACTCACCCGCAGGTTTACAGGTGTTTCGAGTCGGTCCCAAGGCATCGTAGAGTGCCCCGCAATCGTGGTTAGTGGTAGGTTCTTTACCGTGCGTATCCAAAATTTGGATTTCAAGTCCACTCTGAACGGCATCTTCAAGGTCTGCCCATCGGACGAAAATACCGCTATTGACTTTCGGCTCGGTTTTGTATTCAAGAGACAACACGAAGTTATCGTAATGTTGTTCGGTATAGAGATATTTTCCGCCTTGAACGGTGCAGAGAATACTACCGTCATCAATTATCCAACCTTCAGCACTTCCAGTGGCACCCCAACCGTTGAGCGTTTCGCCGTCGAAAAGGGATATCCAACCTTCAGATTTTTCTTTTTCTGTTAACATATTTCATTTTTTCCTTTTGTAGTAGATTAAGATTTACGCAGAGAGGTGATAAATCACCTCACTACGAACGCAGACCTCTTTTAAATAAGGGGTGCCTCAAAAGCGTATCGGTTTGTAGTGGCGCAATTCATTGCGTAAGTCCTATAGATTTTAGAATGGCTGACCTACAGATAGGGTATCAGGTATAGGTTGGATGTTTGATTTGCATAGGATCTACGCAAAAATGTCTAAATTAATGCTAATATCTACCCTAAACGTGAAACAGTATTAGATTAGGAAAGGAACGCCTTGAGTGCCCCGCCGACACCTATCACCGCGGCGATCCGGAATAGCCAGTCGACCAGCTGTCTCTGATACGTAGCGACAGCTTTTGTCCCAGCGACAGTCTCTTCAACTCTTCGAAGCCGATCGTCTAAAGCGTGTATGTCCGATCGGACCTCTGAAATCTGTGCTTTGACTTCCGAAATATCAGATCGCAATATCTCAAACATATCTTTTGTCGTCAGTTGGTTGTCGTTCACTGCCTTTCCCCTTTCTGACTTCACGCCCTATTTCCTTTATTATTCACCTAAGTTACTCACGTATGCTAAAAATATTATATCACATTTTTGGGAAATATGTCAAATGATACTATTTCCTTATGAGCATCTTCCGCGTTGCGGTGAAATCGCCCGCTAAGAGTGTAAAAAAATAGAGTCCACTTGCCACTTTTTCGCCTTGTACATTTCTGCCATCCCAATACGCTGCCCGGTTTTTGCTATGATACATGCCCGCTCGCTGATGTCCCAATACCAAAGTCCGCACCAAATCACCCTTCACTCGACCCAAGGAGTAACACGGTCAGTTGTGTCAACCCCGATAAGGGAGAAATATCTGATATTGCATTCCGCTGAAGGTTCAGGTTCCTGAGGTTGCTTGCATGTTCGAGACCGGTGAGATTTTCTATCCCGCGCTCTGAAGCCGTAAGACTTGTAAGATCCAGCAGCGTGTGTGTCGTAATGGAATCGCCAATGATTTCCTTCACTGCCGCTGCCAAATTTGCATCGGGTATGGACACAACTTTAGGTTGATTCTGTTGTGCGTAGACAAAGTTGGGAAACAAAAGACTGAACAGCACCGAAAAGACTATAATAGGTACACGTTTGATTGGCACGTCAGAATCTCCGTTAGTGCAGACTCTCTAAAAAGAGTCTTCCGACATCAAGGTTGTATTTAAAGTCTGTTGCCGCCCACGGACTGTTATACCCAATAATCGGCACATAACTTTCGTGGCGCGAACCGTGTGAACGCACTGCAGTCGGCTCTACGGGTGCTGCTAATTCACCGAAGACAGTTGTCTCGTCGGCTAACACAAAGATGTCCCCAATCCGTTCACGATGGAGTTTGAATATGGTTGCAGCCTCTTCCGCTTCATAAACCTCTTCAACACCGGATGTGTTTAGAAACGTCTGAATTGCTTTGTCGGTGTCAGCGCGGTTTTTGAGAAACACATAAGCAGCACCGCCCAAATTGCCGTGGTGTGCGATGTAGCGATCCTTAATAATCGGGATGGAACTCGCTGGGATGCCGTGTTCTGTCAGCACACGTCCCGGATCAAGCGCAGTGTTTTTCTCTAACATCCCGTGATCCGCTGTGATATAAATCTCGCGTTCTGGTTCGTCATCAATAATATTACCGATGATCCTGTCTAATTCTGTGAGATGTTGTTGAGACAGGTCCGCATCAGGTGCGTATTTGTGTTGAACCCAGTCTGTCGTTGAACAGTAAAGAAGTTCTGGATCGTGTATACGCAGGGTCTCCCGTACGGCGCGAAGGAGCCACCAGTTAATTTCGACCGAATAGATCGGCTCAACAGGTCCTGCGGTTTGAATGTATTCGGGGGGCGGGTCTTCAGCGGCAACTGCGATATCA
It encodes the following:
- a CDS encoding alkaline phosphatase family protein, with product MKRRKVLILCIDAGSHDYLAASDIPNMRKLAEAGFYEHVNAVIPSVTNVNNVSIATGTFPETHGITTNYHVDRTTGVGEFIEDNRFLLSPTLFEVAKASKFADKTALFVTKKKLLRMLEAGTDIAVAAEDPPPEYIQTAGPVEPIYSVEINWWLLRAVRETLRIHDPELLYCSTTDWVQHKYAPDADLSQQHLTELDRIIGNIIDDEPEREIYITADHGMLEKNTALDPGRVLTEHGIPASSIPIIKDRYIAHHGNLGGAAYVFLKNRADTDKAIQTFLNTSGVEEVYEAEEAATIFKLHRERIGDIFVLADETTVFGELAAPVEPTAVRSHGSRHESYVPIIGYNSPWAATDFKYNLDVGRLFLESLH
- a CDS encoding type II toxin-antitoxin system RelE/ParE family toxin codes for the protein MRNNAPVQEIQYYRAPDGKNPFTEWLESIRDKSTQNKIDKRLERLEDGNFGDFKSVGDGVFELRLRFGPGYRIYFGRIDNTLVLLLCGGDKASQVRDIERAKTYWREYKEAHP
- a CDS encoding type I restriction enzyme HsdR N-terminal domain-containing protein, with protein sequence MRSSHTSQLDAVKRKESMTQSDIIQTILKDSNYHLDLFDESEIQALRESILIQTVRGKKTAFIRCPIRRKAIQLKPEELIRQLYAARLLKQYRYSTERVRFEHLVNFGRERKRADIVIVDKDQPDTPYIIVELKKPKLQDGKDQLKSYCNATGAPIAVWTNGQDISHYHRKDPNYFEEIT
- a CDS encoding DUF1080 domain-containing protein; this encodes MLTEKEKSEGWISLFDGETLNGWGATGSAEGWIIDDGSILCTVQGGKYLYTEQHYDNFVLSLEYKTEPKVNSGIFVRWADLEDAVQSGLEIQILDTHGKEPTTNHDCGALYDALGPTRNTCKPAGEWNEMIITCDGSIIAVTLNGEEIVRADLDEWDTPHQNPDGSRNKFGIALKDFPRSGHIGIQDHGGKIWCRNIKVKPL